TCGGTATCATTTTTCGCGCCGCACTATCGACACTAGGACTCGGAATCGAGTGACCCCTTCCGCTGTTCTGTCGCTGCTCGATCGCTCGGCGATCCTCGTCGGGCGAGAATCGTCGGCAACCGTCGATTAGTTGCGAGATCGATCGCTCGGCGGCGAGTAATCCGGCCTTACGTCGCCGCCGGCCCGGTATCGGCTCCGCGACCGGTTTCCCCACTCGACGGTCACGCGTATCCGAGAATAACCGTATTTGAACTATTCTCCTGATGTTCAGTCGCGTCCGTTTACCAATATCGGCTGCGATTGGCTTTTATACTCCGAGTAACTACGAATCAATAGACGATTGAACTCCGAGACCTCCTATGCAAACTGAACTTTCAACCGCCGACGCCGACGACCTGCAGTACGATCAGACCAACGACCGCTACGTCTTCAACCACGATCCCGACGGCACCGCGACGATCACGACGACGATCGTCCACGCGCTCGCCTCGATCGCGGACACCGACGTCTCCCAGGGCGAGTTCTCTCTCTACGACAGCGTCGACCCCGACGCGCTCGATCGCATCTTCAGCAAGAAGGCCGACGGCACCGAACGCACGGGCGGACACATCGCCTTCACCGCCCTCGAGCACGAGGTGTACGTCTACGCGAACGGCGACGTGATCATCTACCCGCCGACCGACTCCCCGCACCCGCGAGCGGACTGAGTCGATCGGCAGGTCCCGGCCGCTGTTCTCATCGATCCGGTTTCGGTTTCGGTTTTCGCGTCCCCTCGAGTCGCGACGCCGCGAATGGCACGGATTTAGGGGCGTCCCCGTCGACATTCCGAGTCATGACGGTAATCGCACTGCTGAGCGTCGCACCGGTGATCGAGGGTAGCATGTCCGGCGAGGTCGCGAAGGCCGTCGACGCGCTCGAGGCCTACGACGTCGAGT
This portion of the Haloterrigena gelatinilytica genome encodes:
- a CDS encoding HalOD1 output domain-containing protein, whose translation is MQTELSTADADDLQYDQTNDRYVFNHDPDGTATITTTIVHALASIADTDVSQGEFSLYDSVDPDALDRIFSKKADGTERTGGHIAFTALEHEVYVYANGDVIIYPPTDSPHPRAD